The Bos taurus isolate L1 Dominette 01449 registration number 42190680 breed Hereford chromosome 18, ARS-UCD2.0, whole genome shotgun sequence nucleotide sequence TGTTTAAATTGGGCTTACGGACATTGAGGACATTGGTAATAATGAAGTACAGGACTGTTGGTGGGATGAATAGCTGATGTAGAGTGAACGAGGGATGGAGGTCAAGATATTGAGTACAagttattggggcttccctggtggcttagaggttaaaagcgtctgactgcaatgcaggagacctgagttcgatccctgggttgggaagatcccgtggagaaggaaatggcaacccactccagtactcttgcctggagaatcccatggatggaggagcctggtgggctacagtccacggggtcgcaaagagtcagacacgactgagcgacttcactcaacAAGTTATTAGGTTAATTTAAAAACAGATGAGGGTTCACAGAATTAGTACTGCAGTATCTTACAAGTTCTGAGATAACAGGCTTAGAAAGCAGTTCATGGAGACTGATTCTTTTGAGTAAAGCTTTGATGGAAGAGGCTGACATCACCTGATTGCTGTTCTTCCCTTACTGCTGGGGGACAACCAGATATCCCGTGCTACCCAATGTGCTGTAACAGGCAACACAGAATACTGTCCATGAAAGAGTCTTGATGAGAAGTTGAATCAGAATGTATTCAAGCTTCTAGTTCAACTGCTAGTTCGTAGAAGACCTTAAGAGTTTCATCCAAAAACATTATTAGCCAAAACCAGAATGTGGACAATTCTCTAGCAAGGAAAAATGATGCACTTTCTGTAACAATTAAATGATATGACCCAAAGTGGAGAGTTAATGTAGACATACCTTGGAGATTTGGTTCCAAACCACTGCAATAAGGAGAATTGGCAATAAAGAGAGTCACACAATTCTTTGTTTTTCCAGTGCATATAAGCTATTTTATACTACACTGTAGTCTGTTCAGTGTGCTATAGCACTGTCTAATTAAACAATGTATAgaccttatttttaaagatgttatcGCTAAGAAATGCTTACCATCATCTGATGACTCAAGGTTGCCACAAAGCTTCAattgtaaaaaagtaaaaaatacagtatttgcaAAACACAACAAAGAAACTTATATCTGTAAATACGTATGTATCTTTATATTCAATTTATATGTAATTAATACATATAAGtattaatattcataaaatgtgtaTCTATGTAAAGTATTTGTATTAAAACAGTACATAATGTATAGAACTTTATAATTgggtaaattaattaaaatgcagTAAACGTGTACACTGATGGAGAAATGTTTTAtagatgtgtgtgggtgtgggtgtgggtacattcactaagttttgtctgactctttgaaacatggactgtagcccgccaggttcctctgtccatgggattctccaggcaagaacactggagtgggttgccattcccttctccaggggatattcccaacccagcgatcaaacacacatctcctggaCTGGcgagcggattctttaccacagaccCACATGGGAAgccattttatagattatacattTGATCCATCATCTCAGTTTCCTGTACAATCATTTGTATGTGTGGTTTGGGCAGCAGACTTTAAGCAGATGGGGATATATGTCATGAGTAACTTGATAGCTAGGGAAAGgataataatattaaaacaataatCATCTATAAAGCAGTGTGGAAAATTTGCCTAGTCCCAAGGGGAACCAACTAATCAGGTCATTGAAAGGGTCAGTCTGTGTTACATTTTGCAACCATTTTGCCCCTTGGAaaattttttctgtgtgtgtctcaATGTCTTCTGAGGTAGTAATGTAAGTCAAAGAAGTCATGTGAGTAATAGTATAATGTCTTCTTGTTTCGCCAGTAGAAAATCTAGGGCAATTCTATTCTCTAAAACCTACTTTGGCTGAGGGTTTTAGGTATATCTGTTGTGCTACAATTCTTTCTGTGGTTTCTTCAGTTATTTGAGCAATGGTGGCTTATAGATTTCTAAGTATATTTCTGTTTACACATACCCTTGGGCTAGGAACCAAGATTCCCAAAGACTTTGCCACCAGCTATCTCGGTATCCTGCTAACATGGATCTCTTGACTCTGTAATGGGGAGGTAACATAATGACCCAATACCATAAACCTACTTGCCAGTTATTGAGACATACCTTGGTTAGATGGATTAGTTCCAGAACCACATATGAAGCCAAAACCCAGGAGAGCAGAAGGCAGATTTGGACAAATGGGGACCCTCATACACtcttgttgggaatgtaaatttgtgcaaaCACTATAAAACacaatatggaggtttctcaaaaaactaaaaatagaactaccatctgacccagcaagtccactcctgggtatatatccaataaaaacaaaaacactaatttgaaaagatgcatgcccttctatgttcatagcagcatcattcacaattGCCAacaaatggaagcaacctaagtatccatcaacagatgaatggataggccttccctggtggtccattcacttccaatgcagggtacacagATATATGATGCCTAGTccagggaagatcctacatgccatggggaaactaagcctgtgaaccacagctactgaacccacatcctgcaAATACTGAGGCCCTTGCAGCTAGAaaccatgctctgcaacaagaaaaacccctgcaatgagaagcttgctcactgcaactagagagtagtccccacttgttaaaactagaaaaagcccacgtgcaacaaggaagacccagcgcagccaaaagtaatataagtaaataatttttaaaaaagaaatcagatgaatggataaagaagatgtcatataaatatttatatatgtgtgtgtgtatatatacatataatgataTACTACGCAGCTGGAAAAAGAACTAAAACTCTCCACAATAGCTTAATCTACTTCACTCCGTCTTGTGTggttggctttattttttttgtttgtttgtttcaactgTCACTTTATTGTTAAGATGGCTGAATTAATTAcaaatttaaactaaaattttgACTATTTTTAGCCAGGTACCAAATTTTATTCAAGCAAGATGAATTAGAGAAAGATCTTACTGGCCAATAGATTGTTTCAATTCTCTCATTGTATCAGACTCAAAACTTTTCATTTATAGGAAAGGTAAACTGTAACTTCAGTAGATAGCAATACAGAAAGATTTTATCACATTGACTGGTTTCCATTTAGTCAGTCAACTGTTTCTAGCTGTCTTAATAGGGATAGATGTGTTTACATAACTGGCTGAGCTTGAGCCTTCTTTGCGAGCAGCTTTAGATCTGCAATGCACTTGGCGactgtttccttctcctgctGTGCAGAGATGCTCTGCACCACATGCTTCTCCACCCAGTTTATCATGTGCTCTTGTTCCTTCTGACGCATCATAATTCTGCACAGAGATGTGATAGTCCAGGCGATTCTTTACCTCCCTGTATACTCTATGCAGCTGTTCCCGGTAAGTAACCTCCAAGGCCATAGCAATGTTATTCCTTTGAACATCAAAAAGGTAATGGCGCTTTTGAACCAGTGCCTGCTGTGACTTCTCCATATCAATAGCATCCTGGATTTGTTTGATGGACGCCTGTTTCACCTCTTCCAGTTGGGCAATTTTTTGCTCATTGAGTTTATCAGCAAATTCCCCAACAGACGCACCATGTTTTTTAACTATATAGACAAGGAACCCTATTGTTGATATGACAGAGAAGGTCTCTGGAGTTATCGCGTATATTTCTTTGGAGAGTAAACGTAAGATAAGCCCAGTTCCAAGCACATAGGGTCCTGTTACACCAGTTTTAGGATAAAGGAACTGAAAGAATTCCTCAGGGAGCAGCCCAAAACGAACTTTTCCTCCATGTTCAGGAAGAGGTGGTACAGGGGCAAGATTTGGCTGCCCTGTGTGAAAGATCCTTGTTGCCTGCAATACCCCTGGGC carries:
- the LOC788745 gene encoding LOW QUALITY PROTEIN: ATP synthase F(0) complex subunit B1, mitochondrial-like (The sequence of the model RefSeq protein was modified relative to this genomic sequence to represent the inferred CDS: deleted 1 base in 1 codon), giving the protein MLSRVVLYAAAAAAPSLKNAALLRPGVLQATRIFHTGQPNLAPVPPLPEHGGKVRFGLLPEEFFQFLYPKTGVTGPYVLGTGLILRLLSKEIYAITPETFSVISTIGFLVYIVKKHGASVGEFADKLNEQKIAQLEEVKQASIKQIQDAIDMEKSQQALVQKRHYLFDVQRNNIAMALEVTYREQLHRVYREVKNRLDYHISVQNMMRQKEQEHMINWVEKHVVQSISAQQEKETVAKCIADLKLLAKKAQAQPVM